The Coccinella septempunctata chromosome 6, icCocSept1.1, whole genome shotgun sequence genome segment taaaaatttcagaGACTAATGATGGACATTGTTTTTACTCCAAGATAATGGAATAATAACTGCTATACATATACCAGCCTAgataaattaagaacataattTGCAACCACAGCATTCAAAGCATTATCATAATATGTTCTTTTTTTTAGACGAAAGACTTCTCCGCCGCCTTATCCCAAGACATGCAACACCAGAACAGCAGCAGTCAGCCGAACGAAATGGATGTCCCAATGTCGGATACCGCAACCCTTAGAATATCACCCCCTAGTTCGATACCGGGACTGAAGCCACACTTACACCGGTATAACGTTTTGGGACCTAGTGAAAAAAGTGTGTCTACCCAAAGTACACCGAACAGTGAGGAAAGTAATTCGCCAACGGAGATGAACTCCTACAAGAAGATGGTGGAGAAACCGCCCTTGATCAAGAGGATAGCTATGGGGTTGACGGGAACCTTGAGCAGCGTTGACGATGATAACTGCCCTCTAGTGTCGGATAATAATTCTAATGCCAGTACTCCAGGTGAGGAAAAAGTTTTCCAGGTTGACCGAAGTTAAAGAAATTAAGAAAAGAAATTTTCTATCTCGTATTGTAGGTACTGTACATTACAAGATGcaaaatttattttctatttGAGATTATGCCATGCTTTCAGCACTGCTTATTCGGAGTTTCGTGAAACTAGATTATAAAAAAAGAAATGCGAATACTAATGAACCATTTATCCCAATAGGTAGTCCCACGAATCGTCCATTATCTGGAGGATACGTCAACGAGTCGACCGACGCCGATAATAAGAACATCCATATCAAAACCACAGTAGAGAACGTAAGAAACGACAAAGAAATACACAAACATCTGGAAATGATGGACAACTGCAGGCTGTTACAAGGTTCTCCGGCCTCCTTGGATCACGATTATAAGACCAGGAGGTTTTTCCTGCACAGTTCAAGCAGTTCCAGCTCTTGCACGCAGATAACTGAAAACGGGACACTGCTGAACTTCATGCCTGTAGTGCCACCACCACCTGAAAGGACAGATTCCCTGAACAATAAGGAACAGGAAGAATTGAGAATGGCACCGTGGTTCCAGGCTGGTATACCGAGGGAGATAGCGCTCGAGATACTAGCTCAAGAACCGATTGGAGCATTTATGGTTAGAGAAAGTACAAGCAAGCCTGGTTGCTTTGCTCTTTCTCTGAGGGTGCCAAGAAATTTTCAGCCAACTGGAATTGCTCATTATCTAATCGTTAGGACTAATAAAGGTTATAAAATACAGGTAAGGAAAACTCATTATAATTTAGCATGAGTAGGAAGTCTTCGACCAGAATTTGAGGCTAGGAAAATAAACTTTTGGGAGATCTTTGAAGGAATGTTCAACACCAGAGGTGCCATTCAAAGAATCACATATATTATCAGCATTACCAAGTTCAATTCTTTTGAATTGATGGTCAGATATCGGATGATATTGTCTGTTGAACAGCTTTTCTTCGGTTCCGAAATCCTAAAAATAATTTGTAATACCCTTCACCTTATCTTTCATCTTCAtgcgaaaaaatcattttttttttcgatcagAGAAGACAGTGAAAAAACTCTGTAACCAATACATCATAATTCCGTATTTTTCAGGGTTTCACGAAAGAATTCACCACCCTCACTTCCCTCATCACCCACCATTCAGTCATGCCTGAACTTCTACCCTGTCCGCTGTCGCTGAACCGGTACAATCCCAGTTTCGCCAAGCAGGATTCAAAGAAAGACTTCGCCGATATCGATCTGGACCCCGATTACAACACTTTGGCTGATTTCAGGAAAATGATGGCCGATTTGAATGTGTGAGATTCGGTGACGAACATTTCAAGTGATGGTAGCTCGGTTACTTATTATTTCTTTACGTGAACTAGTCGTACCCCAGTATCGATAATAGGGGTGATCCGAATTACTCGATTACATTACCTCCAAGTTGTTTTCATTTCGAGGAAAACTGACTTTGTGAATCCGTGGagcttccatcgaaaaaatTAGTATAACGTGCGAGTAAAATGGAAAGCTGTAGGAGTAATTGTTCACCCTTTTAAAGACGCAATGCCTGTGTTTCTTGTGATATACCTTCAAAAGATAAAAGTGTTCTGATAGGTGTAAAAATTGTTGTGGAAATGGACCGATGATCCTAAACTTTTATAATTTTTGTTACTGATATTCGAAACAATGGTTGTTATTTAACCCCTTAACGTTAATCCTTAAGTTTCAATTTTCCCAATCACAAAAAAGCTTAAGCTACTTACAAGTGTTAGTTGGTAAAGGAAAATGCAATGCTTTACGATTTGTCTAGTTTCAGTGATTTTTTGGACCAATGAATATATTATTTGTATATTGTAAATAGTAAATAACCTAGTCTCcagaaaaattatatacatacTTACATTATTGTAACTGATGAAAATATAGAAATTGATGACATTAACTATCAACTATTGAAATATTAATGGCTTGAAAAATGCTCAtgaattgcattatttattaTCAGATATGTTTCTTTCAATCCATTTTTTCACGACGTTGTTGTTTATGAGTATTTCATACTTAGAATTCATGATAGTGTTAAATGAGATACCTATCATTTAGAGTTGTTACTTCTGGCAGTCTTTTTATATTCAACAATGTCAGTAAATGTGAAGtaattaatcttttttttttcaatatttacctACTCATACATGTGATTGATTGTTTCCATAGTTCGCTGTGAAATAATTATATTGGTATGGGAATCTTCAAAAGAGAAATTTTTGTCAATGGTTCAACAATAAAAGAAGTGTTATTATACCCTTAAACATTTACTGACTGTTTATAATCGTTCCAACCTAATATGTAATATAAAACTATAAAAGTATTTATTTCCTatgaataaatataattttttattcaccTTAATTGTGTCTCATTTCATTTTAGAGATCTTAATTGCATTTAATTGCTGAATTAACATTCAGAAaatctaattttcaaaattcgtaCAGAATAATCAATGAACAATCATCAAGCACCTCTTTATGTGACTACTGTTACGTATTCATTTAATGAAGGACTTCGAATATATCTCCTGAATTAACCAAGTTAAAGTTTACAGCGCAAGATATGTGGACGCTGTTTTATATAGTATTCGTCTCAAGACAATTGCCTTCAAACAAAAAGCAGGTGATGCTTAAACAGAGTTATTACCTACTGAAGGCTATAATCTTTCAACACCCGGTTCTTCAAAAACCGAACTGAATTTTGGAATAGCTATTGCAATGAATCGATCGCGTATATAAATTTATCGTGAAATGAGTCTGAGAAGAGATATtatcaaaaaactgttttaaggcgccatttttccaatatgGCGGTGAAGTTAAATGCAATATGGCAGAGTTAATAGCAGGCAAGTAAGAGCTATTCCACTACCGCCTAAAACCCATTTGAGGGcatgaaataacaaaaatatcagATGCTATCAGGGGAAAATGTGACGATTTTTCTACTCTTATgatgaaatatataaaaaataacaaactagtataaaatatttatttatgttcATAATATACATTTTATTTATCTTCTTTGAGAACATGTTTTGCTCTTTCTGGAACAAATGGTACAGTTCCAGGTGTGGAATGAGTTCTTCTGTTCGACTCTTTcctcttctctttttgtttaaTAACACGGTGTTCTTTCAAAGCATTGTGGACATGCTTGGGCACCTGTCTGTGTCTTTTTATTCTTCTTACTTGTGGGTGACTCGCAAATTTCTCCTTCAGAGCTTCTGCATATTTTAAAGACTGTTTTTCCCTGGGGTTCAACTGAAAGAAAATAATGACGATAATTAGAAACGGCCATCTATATGATGTTCATTGAAGAAAACCAAATTTGTGTACTCACCGGTCCTAACTTCTCAGACGCTCTAGCTTTCCAAATTCGTATATTCATTTCATCAGAGCCACTCATAATATACTTATCATCCAAGCTCCACTGAACACAGGTAAGTCTTTGCATTCTCTTTGTATGATAAATATCTCTAGAATGTCCTTTATCAGTTTCAAATATTCTGATAGTCTTATCATAACTTCCTGTTACAAATTCTTTGCCGGTTGGGGAGTAGTCTATGTAAGTCACTGCTGCCACATGATCCTGATGGATGTTCACTGGACGATTCAAACGTCTTGTATCAAAAGTATATaaactaaaaattcaaaaacgctaatgaattttcaatcaaataaaaatgaataaatgaccTACTTGTAATCTTCACTAGCACAGGTGAAAATATATGATTCCATAGGATTAAAACATAATTTATTAGCTCTAAGTTTCATCACAACTTTTCTAAGAGGTGCTGCTTCTCTCATATCATATAAGATAATGCTTCTATCACTAGCACAGCTAGCAAGTAAGCTAGTTTCAACTTGATTAAAAGCAATATCATATAAAGAATCTACGCCCCACTGGAATGTTTTAATGGGTTCATTTCTGGTTTCATTCCAGATTTGACAAACTTCACCACATGTTGCAAATATCGGTTCTTTTCTATGATGTGTAAGCCCAAATAAAACAGATTTGCTGAGAACCtataaaaagaaatttttaatttaattcaCACAGTTCTTATCTGCGGAGAAAAATGACTAGACTTACAGTATTAACAGGCTGTTCTTCTTCTCCCTCAGCTGGTACCGAGGAACTCCATGTTTTTATTGTCTTATCGTCACTCAAACTGATGAAATGTTCACCATTTGGTGTGAAGGTAATTCCTCTAACTACACCTTCATGTGCCACAAAATTTCTAAGACATACCTTTCGAGGAATATCCCAAAGCCTCAATTCACCATCGTATGCTCCACTCAACAACTTAGATAGATGAGTTGGATGTTTGGCCAAACAAGATATGCTGTCACTGTGCCCATCCAAACTACAAATAAAAGGTTTGGCAAATATACGTTCCAACTTCACTGCATTCAAAGCTCTTGTGTACTCCCTTGCAGCTTCAAAAGGATGTAATTCTGGATCATAATTGCgaggaactgaaaaaaaaagtggtTCAAGACAATATAATTCAACGAGCAATATTAATAACGTTACCTTTATGGAAATCGTGTTTTGTTTCTCGTAAGTATTCATCAGGATTTCTGCAGATTACTTTAACTTTCACCATATTCGCAAAACTCCTTGGACATTGGGTAAATGAAAACGATAAGAGTTGTTTggttatttttcaaattctcgTATTTTGCAAGCAACAACGTGCGCCAAACTGTcaaatttaggtcaataaatAGGTTATCACTAGAGACTCTCTATGGTTATCACTTAAGGACTAGAGACAACTGGCAAACTGTCACTGTTTTCTTTGTCTGTGACAAGATCACTTGGCAAAAACTTTTTTGCCACTTGCATTTTGTATTCGATTTTCTTTTGACCAATGGCCTTAGTTTCTGTCaaagtttcaaattttctcTAGAAAAAAGAGTAGAAATCACTTGacattcaaaaagaaaaacGTATCGAAGGTTATCTTTGTAGAGACTGTAGAGTTTTCTCTGAAACCAACGAttatttctatgatttctgTGGATTAGTAAGGTTAAGTTGAAAGTTTCCAGATTTTTCCAAACAAtccaaagaaaagaaaaaagttttgCTACCCCTCATTCGATTTGCTTTCACAGCGAAATAATTTGTTTGCAAATATGCATTCATCGAAAGTTGTTCTGAGTTCTAGGTATTTATACCGTTTTATTGGGTTCAAAAGAGTTCAGAGGAACATACATGCTTGCACTGCAAAGTCTATTCTCTGTACCAGTACAACAACTGCTGATTCAATAAACAGCTTCAAATTAGATAATACATCACAGGTTAAAATATATAATCGTCCATTTCTATCCGAATCCCACAATAAGTATTGTACGATAGGTTCTTCAAAAAGATTTCTATCAACTCGAGGTTCAGATGAAGATGGTGTCGATGAACAAAATCCTCAATTGCCAGCAACAGTTGCAGTACCAGAAGTTTGGCCGCATGTGCCAGTCATTGCAATAAAtaagaatatagtttttccaaGATTTATTAAACTTATTGAAGTAAGTTAAATTGATCTGGAAATATATATGCCTTTCATGAAAATGCTGTACAAATGATTTCTTCAGATAACAAATCCACAATTGATTGAATTGATTAGGAGAAAAGTAAAATTGAATCAACCGTATTGTGGCATTTTTCTTAAGAAGAGTGAGGAAAATGAGGCTGAAGTAGTGAATAATTTGGATGATATTTATCATATTGGTGTATTTGCGCAAATACATGAAATGCAAGACCTTGGAGATCGGCTTCGAATGGTTGTTATGGCACATAGGAGGATAAAAATTACTGGTCAAATTCTAGACATTGAGGAAGAGCCTGTTAAAGGTATTGATTTCAGCACTcctcattgaaattttgtactAATTCATCCTTAAACTTTCTTCAACATCTCATACTTTGAGAAATAGTTTGAACAAAAACCCTACTGAATAGCCTAAAACATAGTAAATTCACTGAATCAAAAAGTGCTATATTATTAAATTACAGCTCTTCAAATAAATcattttgatttatattttcatttatataataTCTCTTATCATTTCGATAACTCAAAAGTATTCATATTATATTCATCTCTTACATATTTTTGCTTATTCCATTTGCTGAAATTAACAGACTTATTTTGGAGAAGCTATTTTACTGTACATAATGAAATATTCTACTTCAGAAATGAAACTCACATTTCCTTTATTTAAAACAACCATGAACGTTATTCTAGAAGAAACAGATGCTGAAAAGAGAAGAAGGAAACACAGAAATAACAGACTTAAGAAAGGTTTGACTGAAACTAAGTCATCTGAAGTTAAGGAAGTTCCTGTAGCAAAAGATACAGAAAAAGAAACTGAACAgaagaatgaaaaaaaggaTGAGGATAAGGAGAAAAAACTTGATGCACTGCTAATGGCTGAAGTAGAAAATGTAGTGCATAATAAATTTAGGCAAACCGAGGAAGTTAACGCCTTAACTCAAGAAGTTATTAAAACAATAAGAGATATTATAAGCTTGAATCCACTATACCGAGACAGTTTACAACAAATGATGCACCAAGGACAGAGAGTCGTTGACAATCCGGTTTACTTGAGCGATCTAGGAGCAGCTTTGACAGCTGCTGAATCTAAAGAATTACAAGAAGTATTGGAAGAGATGGATGTAATATTGTCAACATTCTTTGTCTTTCTTCTATTAAATTCTATTTCGTTTTCAGATTCCCAAACGATTAATGCTATCACTTgctttattgaaaaaagaattgGAATTGTCGAAACTTCAACAGAAAATTGGTAAAGAAGTCGAAGAAAAGGTTAAACAGCAACATAGAAAATATATTCTTCATGAACAATTGAAGGTTAGAGTTTTATATAATTTATATGTACAATTTATATATAATTCTCATCTCTTCAGGTTATAAAGAAAGAGCTTGGCTTGGAAAAAGAAGACAAAGATGCCATTGGTGACAAATTCAGGGAAAGAATTAAAGATAAAGTGGTTCCCCAAGCAGTATCGTCTGTTATTGATGAAGAATTAAGCAAACTAGGTTTCTTGGAAAGTCACAGTTCAGAATTCAAGTATGTTGAAAGTATTTACTTGTTGATCATCTTTTCCAATTCCAGAATTTTTGTAGTGTTACAAGGAACTATTTAGACTGGTTAACCTCTCTACCATGGGGTGTACAAAGCGAAGAAAACTTGAATCTGCAACGTGCAACAGAAATACTAGATAAGGACCATTATGGAATGGAAGATATCAAAAGAAGAATATTGGAATTTATTGCTGTGAGTCAGCTGAAAGGTTCAACACAAGGAAAGATCTTATGCTTCCATGGCCCTCCAGGTGTTGGCAAAACTAGTATTGGTATGTATAAATTACTAAAAACGTACTACTGAAACACTGGACTAAACCTTCGTAATTCCCTCACATGGACTACCTTCCTTATCACACTTAATTGCTTGTTTGTTATTTTTAGCTAGATCAATAGCGAGAGCCTTGAATCGTGAATACTTCCGATTTTCGGTTGGAGGAATGACAGACGTGGCAGAAATCAAAGGACACAGAAGAACTTATGTGGGTGCGATGCCTGGAAAGGTCATTCAGTGCCTTAAAAAAACGAGAACGGAAAACCCTTTGGTTTTGATTGATGAAGTGGACAAAATTGGCAAGTAAGGCAATAATATGCTTGGATAaatattttatctgaaaatttttttattcactctaatgaaaaaattacagaGGTTATCAAGGAGATCCCAGCTCTGCTCTTCTAGAAATGTTGGATCCAGAACAGAATGCAAATTTCCTTGATCATTACCTTGATGTTCCTGTTGACTTGTCCAAAGTCCTATTTATATGTACTGCAAACGTTACTGACACAATTCCTGAACCTTTACGTGACAGGATGGAAATGATAGATATGTCCGGATATATTGCTGAAGAAAAATTAGCTATTGCCAAAGAATATCTCCTGCCCCAAGCGATCAAAGATAGTGGGCTTAAAGATGATACAATAACGTTAACGGATGATTCTTTGAAAAcgttaataaaaaattattgcagGGAGTCTGGTGTTAGAAATTTACAAAAGCATATAGAGAAAGTGAGTGATGAAACAAAGCTTATTGTATGTTTATGACTTGCATTTGTTTTAGGTTGTTCGAAAAGTGGCTTATAAAATTGTGAAGGAAGAAACTGAATCTGTAACTGTTACCCCTGAAAACTTGTTCGAGTTCGTGGGAAAACCTGTATTTACTCAAGATAGAATGTATGATGTAACCCCTCCAGGTGTTGTAATGGGATTAGCTTGGACTGCAATGGGTGAGTTCAATAAGCGATTTTTAGTTAAATAACTAAACTAACAACAAACTTAATTAACTTTAgcaaatatttttctatgcgATTTTGGTTTGAATTATTCTAAAAGTTCAATTCATAATAATCAACTCATTGCTAAAATTCAGGTGGATCAACATTATTCATTGAGACAACAActagaaaaattcaagaaaaagaTACTGGTGAAGGAAGTATGGAACTAACTGGACATTTAGGAGAAGTGATGAAAGAGTCTGCCAAAATAGCACTTACTGTTGCTAGAAATTTCCTGAATAAAGTTGATAAGGACAATAAATTCTTACAAACTAGGTTGGAAACTTTTCCCTTCTTTCTAATTTTGCGtttaatttccatttttttttacagtCATCTACATCTGCATGTTCCCGAGGGTGCAACACCCAAAGATGGGCCTAGCGCAGGTTGTACTATCGTGACTGCTCTAGTCTCGTTGGCCCAAAATAGGCCAATCCGTCAAGATGTCGCAATGACTGGAGAAATTTCTTTAATGGGTAAAGTTTTACCAGTGGGTGGAATCAAAGAAAAGACAATCGCTGTAAGTTGAACTATATTTcttcaaattgaatttttcattttgttattGTCCTTTTTTCATGAAATGTTAGTTCTATTTCAATTTTAAGAAGAGCACCTACTATAATAGTGTTGCTTCATATTTCGAAATGCTTGGTTGCTTGATTACATTCAATAAGCATTATTTGTTTCAGGCAAAAAGATCTGGAGTTAAGTGCATTATTTTGCCTGATGAAAACAGGAAAGATTTCAACGACTTGCCAAAGTTTATAACTGAAGGACTGGAAGTACATTTCGTGAAACAGTTCGATGAAATTTATCAAATAGTTTTTTAAACAGGATGTTTGTAGATGTATTCGGAAGAATTGTATATTGTGAGTTGTTTGATTTAGCAATTGTAGTAAAATTGTTCTCTTTTAATTACTACATTGCACATTCTCTTAATAAAAGAATGAgttgttttatatttattcataattttgtattttgttttataaataaaatattttggaatAACTGATTTATTTTTTCTATTACATTCATTGTCGAAGACCCCTAAAGATCATTCTATTTAAATTGAGGAGATATTCTTAGAACTTATAATCTAAAACTTTCGGAAGCACTAGCAGGTTTTGATGCTGTAAAAGTCCGTTTACTTGAAGTTCTCATTTACATAAAAGAGTACTAATTATGTTATGGTCCCCTGTACTCGATGAAAAGGGTGTTActttaataaaattcaattcatataAGGCAGTAAATATATTTAAATCAGTTTGTCCATTTTTGGCTGGAAGTTCTTTATTCCTTTTCCCAATCAGGAATAATTTTGTCTTTCAAATCGTAAGTTTTTCCATGCCTACCAATTCCtaattcaacaaattttttgGCACCTTCTATTGATTCTTCATTGAAAACTTTTATTGCATTTTTCCTCTCATATTCCAATAACTTCTCCATTGATTGCTTGAATGCCGATTGATACAAAGTTTCTCTATCTTGTAACAAGCATTCTTGAGGAAATTTAGCCAAAGAACCAGCAACTTGAATTGCTTGACCAAGCGCTTCAAACAACATAATTTGAAATTGACAGTTTTTAGAAGAGCGAGTTGCAATTACCTGTTCCACAGGCAACAATGCGGTTTGCCAGTCCCCATTGAAAGGCTTCTTGCGCTGTTATAGTTCTTCCAGTTAAAATAAGGTCTAAAGCTCTAGACAGCCCAACTACTGAAGAAAGTCTAACAATGCCACCATTGGCACATGAAATCCCTTGAAAAAATCAAGTCATTTTCCCGTAGCAAAAATTATATAAACTTTATTACCAAACCTTCTATTATACATTCCCATCACAGCATTATCTTCTATTACTCTAAGGTCACACATGAGTGCTATTTCAAATCCTTCAGCAACTGCATAACCACTCAATGCTGCAACTAGAGGTTTTTTTATTAATCTAAGAGGTAATTCCTGCAAAGATTATGATGGTATCCTCAAAATGTGTTctttaatatttattattttatgtgTTATTATCATATTACCAATTGTAAAATTTTatcctttttcaaatttttcgtaTCCAGTTTTATGAATTCTGTGAGATCAGCTCCTGCACAAAAGTTTCCCCCAATTCCATGTATAACAGCAGCGCAACTAGATTCATCTGCTTCAAACCTTTCTAAAGCTTCATTAATATTTTTTGCCATTGAATAATTTATACAATTTCTTTTAGTGGGTCTATTCAGTCCGATGACTGTTATTTCTCCTACTTTATCAATAATAACATCTGCAATGAGAGAGTATTCATACAATTATATTACAATGCAATTTAATTATGTATACAACATTCAAGGGTAACTAACTCACTTTTTTCATTCTCAATATCTGTACAAACATTTTGCGAGGCAAATTTTCGTATATGCTTGAAGTGAATACTTTTTCCTataaatttcaacatatttataGGTATACTGCTTAAGAATAACTAAGAAACAACGTATGTCTAATTAAATAATTATAACTAATCAATAACTAATTAATAACTTATACATTGGACATATTTTATACGTAAAATAATCTATGCTAATAACCACAGATCACTAATATATAATAGGCTAGCCTATATAATAACTAATCACTCATTCACTAATTAACTCATTAACTcctaaattattaattattcttGGTTAGGTATAATCACAGAGCGGAACGATTTTGTtttgtcaaatttctatgataTTTACGCTACaccaaatatttcttctttttctacGTATGAACATGAAAATCAGTTATTTTTGAAACACAGATTCCAGCCAGCAgatttaaataaatatattagGCTATATTTAAGAGTATTTGACTATTTGTTGCTGATAGATCTATCAAGCCGATATAGATTCGTCGTCTATCTATTTATCCACCCCTAGCTAGTAGGACCACAAACAGACTTGTAGGAATATATATTCATGATTCCAAATGATTTCAAATCTGTTTATTGTTaatcttattatttattttgtacAAGGCGCAAAGTGAGCAGCATTGACAAATTCGACAAAATGAATACAGAATAGTTTTGAAAGCAAAATTAATTTCTGAATCATTGTCCCTTTACACagcaaattttcattcaatgATTATAGAGTAaggttactctataatctttggagtagatatatttatttcaaaaattgggtcGGATCGGAAGAGAATCGAATAAAATCCAAACacgtttgatttttttattaaaataaaaacGACAAATTATATATGTTTAC includes the following:
- the LOC123314979 gene encoding probable enoyl-CoA hydratase echA8, producing the protein MLKFIGKSIHFKHIRKFASQNVCTDIENEKNVIIDKVGEITVIGLNRPTKRNCINYSMAKNINEALERFEADESSCAAVIHGIGGNFCAGADLTEFIKLDTKNLKKDKILQLELPLRLIKKPLVAALSGYAVAEGFEIALMCDLRVIEDNAVMGMYNRRFGISCANGGIVRLSSVVGLSRALDLILTGRTITAQEAFQWGLANRIVACGTALGQAIQVAGSLAKFPQECLLQDRETLYQSAFKQSMEKLLEYERKNAIKVFNEESIEGAKKFVELGIGRHGKTYDLKDKIIPDWEKE
- the LOC123314977 gene encoding lon protease homolog, mitochondrial isoform X1; amino-acid sequence: MHSSKVVLSSRYLYRFIGFKRVQRNIHACTAKSILCTSTTTADSINSFKLDNTSQVKIYNRPFLSESHNKYCTIGSSKRFLSTRGSDEDGVDEQNPQLPATVAVPEVWPHVPVIAINKNIVFPRFIKLIEITNPQLIELIRRKVKLNQPYCGIFLKKSEENEAEVVNNLDDIYHIGVFAQIHEMQDLGDRLRMVVMAHRRIKITGQILDIEEEPVKEMKLTFPLFKTTMNVILEETDAEKRRRKHRNNRLKKGLTETKSSEVKEVPVAKDTEKETEQKNEKKDEDKEKKLDALLMAEVENVVHNKFRQTEEVNALTQEVIKTIRDIISLNPLYRDSLQQMMHQGQRVVDNPVYLSDLGAALTAAESKELQEVLEEMDIPKRLMLSLALLKKELELSKLQQKIGKEVEEKVKQQHRKYILHEQLKVIKKELGLEKEDKDAIGDKFRERIKDKVVPQAVSSVIDEELSKLGFLESHSSEFNVTRNYLDWLTSLPWGVQSEENLNLQRATEILDKDHYGMEDIKRRILEFIAVSQLKGSTQGKILCFHGPPGVGKTSIARSIARALNREYFRFSVGGMTDVAEIKGHRRTYVGAMPGKVIQCLKKTRTENPLVLIDEVDKIGKGYQGDPSSALLEMLDPEQNANFLDHYLDVPVDLSKVLFICTANVTDTIPEPLRDRMEMIDMSGYIAEEKLAIAKEYLLPQAIKDSGLKDDTITLTDDSLKTLIKNYCRESGVRNLQKHIEKVVRKVAYKIVKEETESVTVTPENLFEFVGKPVFTQDRMYDVTPPGVVMGLAWTAMGGSTLFIETTTRKIQEKDTGEGSMELTGHLGEVMKESAKIALTVARNFLNKVDKDNKFLQTSHLHLHVPEGATPKDGPSAGCTIVTALVSLAQNRPIRQDVAMTGEISLMGKVLPVGGIKEKTIAAKRSGVKCIILPDENRKDFNDLPKFITEGLEVHFVKQFDEIYQIVF
- the LOC123314977 gene encoding lon protease homolog, mitochondrial isoform X2 gives rise to the protein MHSSKVVLSSRYLYRFIGFKRVQRNIHACTAKSILCTSTTTADSINSFKLDNTSQVKIYNRPFLSESHNKYCTIGSSKRFLSTRGSDEDGVDEQNPQLPATVAVPEVWPHVPVIAINKNIVFPRFIKLIEITNPQLIELIRRKVKLNQPYCGIFLKKSEENEAEVVNNLDDIYHIGVFAQIHEMQDLGDRLRMVVMAHRRIKITGQILDIEEEPVKEETDAEKRRRKHRNNRLKKGLTETKSSEVKEVPVAKDTEKETEQKNEKKDEDKEKKLDALLMAEVENVVHNKFRQTEEVNALTQEVIKTIRDIISLNPLYRDSLQQMMHQGQRVVDNPVYLSDLGAALTAAESKELQEVLEEMDIPKRLMLSLALLKKELELSKLQQKIGKEVEEKVKQQHRKYILHEQLKVIKKELGLEKEDKDAIGDKFRERIKDKVVPQAVSSVIDEELSKLGFLESHSSEFNVTRNYLDWLTSLPWGVQSEENLNLQRATEILDKDHYGMEDIKRRILEFIAVSQLKGSTQGKILCFHGPPGVGKTSIARSIARALNREYFRFSVGGMTDVAEIKGHRRTYVGAMPGKVIQCLKKTRTENPLVLIDEVDKIGKGYQGDPSSALLEMLDPEQNANFLDHYLDVPVDLSKVLFICTANVTDTIPEPLRDRMEMIDMSGYIAEEKLAIAKEYLLPQAIKDSGLKDDTITLTDDSLKTLIKNYCRESGVRNLQKHIEKVVRKVAYKIVKEETESVTVTPENLFEFVGKPVFTQDRMYDVTPPGVVMGLAWTAMGGSTLFIETTTRKIQEKDTGEGSMELTGHLGEVMKESAKIALTVARNFLNKVDKDNKFLQTSHLHLHVPEGATPKDGPSAGCTIVTALVSLAQNRPIRQDVAMTGEISLMGKVLPVGGIKEKTIAAKRSGVKCIILPDENRKDFNDLPKFITEGLEVHFVKQFDEIYQIVF